In Calditrichota bacterium, a single genomic region encodes these proteins:
- a CDS encoding NADP-dependent malic enzyme, whose protein sequence is MDLKLETLEYHSRERRGKIEVIATKPCVTQRDLSMAYTPGVAEPCRKIEKNPEDVYTYTAKGNLVAVVSNGTAVLGLGNIGPLAGKPVMEGKGVLFKRFADIDVFDIELNTENPDEIIRAVQLMEPTFGGVNLEDIKAPECFYIEENLKKTCNIPIFHDDQHGTAIISGAALLNAVELAKKKMAEIVIVVNGAGAAGIACADLYVALGAKRENVIMCDSKGVIYKGREAGMNPYKEKYASDTKARTLAEAMKGADVFVGVSIADIVSQDMVRSMADNPIIFAMANPDPEIRYEEAVAARKDVIMATGRSDYPNQVNNVLGFPFIFRGTLDVRATAINDEMKIAASHALADLAKEDVPDSVCKAYGVERIAFGREYIIPKPFDPRVLLWEAPAVAKAAMDTGVARIKVDLDKYREQLEARLGRSREMMRFVINKAIRKPKRVVYPEGEEDKVLRAANIVVQEKIAKPILLGRPEFIKKRIQELQLDIPDLEIINPTESPIFDAYCKEYYRLRQRKGVTMFDAKKLIAQPRFFAPMMVRMGDADSVIAGLTMHYPDTIRPALRVIRKRDDVSKVAGMYMLLFKNKIFCFADTTVNIEPTAEELADIAILTAETARRFDIEPRVAMLSFSNFGSVESSQSIKVKQAAEIARQKAPNLMIDGEMQADTAVVAELLESDFPFSSLKGGANVLIFPDLAAGNIAYKLLIRLGGAEAIGPILMGLQKSVHILQRGCEVNDIVNMTAIGVVEAQEQENKK, encoded by the coding sequence ATGGACTTAAAACTTGAAACATTGGAATACCACAGTAGAGAAAGACGCGGGAAAATTGAAGTCATTGCCACAAAACCATGCGTCACTCAAAGGGACCTTTCAATGGCGTACACGCCTGGCGTAGCGGAGCCCTGTCGCAAAATTGAAAAAAATCCCGAAGATGTTTACACGTACACGGCGAAGGGAAATTTGGTTGCCGTGGTTTCGAACGGAACGGCAGTGCTCGGACTGGGCAACATAGGCCCGCTCGCCGGCAAGCCGGTGATGGAAGGAAAAGGCGTTTTGTTTAAACGCTTCGCTGACATCGATGTGTTTGATATTGAATTGAATACGGAAAACCCCGATGAAATCATCCGAGCGGTTCAACTGATGGAACCGACTTTTGGCGGCGTGAATTTGGAGGACATCAAAGCTCCGGAGTGTTTTTATATTGAGGAGAATTTGAAGAAGACATGCAATATCCCGATTTTTCACGACGACCAGCATGGAACGGCGATTATCTCGGGCGCAGCGCTGCTCAATGCGGTGGAATTGGCAAAGAAAAAAATGGCAGAGATTGTTATTGTCGTTAATGGCGCCGGTGCTGCCGGAATTGCGTGTGCTGATCTTTATGTTGCCCTGGGCGCCAAAAGAGAAAATGTCATCATGTGCGATTCCAAAGGCGTGATTTATAAAGGCCGTGAAGCAGGCATGAATCCTTACAAAGAAAAATATGCCAGCGATACCAAAGCTCGCACCCTGGCAGAAGCGATGAAGGGAGCCGATGTGTTTGTTGGCGTTTCTATCGCTGATATTGTCTCGCAGGATATGGTCCGTTCTATGGCAGACAATCCGATCATTTTCGCCATGGCAAATCCTGATCCGGAAATTCGCTACGAAGAGGCGGTTGCCGCCAGAAAAGATGTCATCATGGCGACGGGACGGTCGGACTACCCCAATCAGGTGAATAATGTGCTCGGATTTCCGTTCATTTTCCGCGGCACGCTTGATGTGCGCGCCACGGCGATCAACGATGAGATGAAGATTGCTGCCTCCCATGCGCTGGCAGACCTGGCAAAAGAAGATGTGCCGGATTCTGTGTGCAAAGCCTACGGCGTGGAAAGAATTGCTTTTGGCAGAGAGTACATCATTCCCAAACCGTTCGACCCGCGCGTTTTGCTCTGGGAAGCGCCGGCCGTGGCAAAAGCAGCAATGGATACCGGCGTGGCGCGAATTAAAGTCGATCTGGATAAATATCGCGAGCAGTTGGAAGCGCGTCTGGGTCGGTCTCGCGAAATGATGCGTTTCGTCATCAACAAAGCGATTCGCAAACCGAAACGCGTGGTTTATCCCGAAGGCGAAGAAGACAAAGTTCTCCGCGCCGCGAATATTGTCGTTCAGGAAAAAATCGCAAAACCGATTCTGTTGGGGCGACCTGAATTTATCAAAAAGCGCATTCAAGAGCTTCAATTGGATATTCCGGATTTGGAAATTATTAATCCTACCGAATCTCCGATATTTGATGCTTATTGCAAAGAATATTACCGGCTTCGCCAGAGAAAAGGCGTCACGATGTTCGACGCTAAAAAATTGATCGCACAGCCGCGATTTTTTGCGCCGATGATGGTTCGTATGGGAGACGCGGATTCGGTCATCGCCGGTTTGACCATGCACTACCCGGACACAATTCGTCCGGCGCTGCGTGTCATCCGAAAGCGCGATGATGTGTCCAAGGTCGCAGGAATGTACATGCTGCTGTTCAAAAATAAAATTTTCTGTTTTGCGGACACGACGGTAAATATTGAGCCCACGGCTGAGGAATTGGCAGATATTGCCATTCTGACCGCTGAAACAGCCCGACGGTTTGATATTGAGCCGCGCGTCGCCATGCTGTCTTTTTCAAATTTCGGCAGCGTGGAAAGTTCACAGTCGATCAAAGTGAAACAAGCCGCAGAAATCGCCAGACAAAAAGCTCCCAATTTGATGATCGACGGGGAGATGCAGGCGGATACTGCTGTGGTTGCGGAGTTGCTGGAAAGTGATTTTCCGTTTTCTTCGCTCAAGGGTGGCGCAAATGTGCTCATTTTTCCGGATTTGGCCGCCGGCAATATTGCTTACAAATTGCTCATTCGTCTGGGCGGCGCGGAAGCTATCGGTCCGATCCTGATGGGATTACAGAAATCCGTCCACATTTTGCAGCGCGGTTGCGAGGTGAACGATATTGTCAATATGACGGCAATCGGGGTTGTGGAAGCGCAAGAGCAAGAGAATAAGAAGTAA
- a CDS encoding HEPN domain-containing protein has product MNQRNKYSADISPAKWLENAKNDLKLAEIGAQYDVIASLICFHAQQAAEKAFCRAVRTFRQKLTCLNLKSPKALFHSREPSWRDS; this is encoded by the coding sequence ATGAATCAGAGAAACAAGTACTCAGCTGACATTTCTCCTGCAAAGTGGCTCGAAAATGCCAAAAACGATCTCAAATTGGCCGAGATTGGAGCTCAATACGATGTAATCGCTTCGCTCATTTGTTTTCATGCTCAGCAAGCTGCAGAAAAAGCATTCTGCCGCGCAGTACGAACCTTCCGCCAAAAGCTAACATGCTTAAATTTGAAATCGCCAAAGGCGCTTTTCCATTCGCGAGAGCCATCATGGCGCGATAGTTAG